The DNA sequence ATTCTAAAACCACATTTTTGATAAAATGCTAGCTGAGATATACTTGAATTTCCCGTTCCAACCTCTAAAGTTTTTACTTTTAATTCTCTTGCTTTATCTATTGCACTAGCTACTAATTTTTTACCTATTCCACTACCTTGATAACTTTCTTCAACAGCAATATTTACAATTTCTAAGATTGATGGTCTTGTTTTTATTAAAACATATACTCCTAAAACTTCATCATTATTATATGCAATATAACAATCTCCTCTATCTAAATAATCATTAACTGATTCAATTGATGGGTCAGCACTGTATAGTAATTTATATGGTATTTCATCTACTTTAGATAACTTTCTAATTTTAATGTCTTTCATCTTATAATCTCCTATGTAAGCAATATTTTAAAGTCTTTTAATCTATATAAAGTCCCATAGCAATAGTATTATAATAAACTCCATTTACACATATATCTTTCTTTAATAATCCTTCTCTTTCAAATCCAAACTTTTCATATAATTTAATCCCTCTATAATTATCTTCTCTAACTAAAAGGTTTATCTTCTTTGTTATATTGTTAGATTTAGCCCATTGTATAATATATTTCATAGACTCGCTACCAAGCCCCATTCCCCAATATTTTTGTCTAAAACTTATTCCCAAAGTTCCATTATGCTTCATTCTAGCTTTTTTTACTGAATTTATAGAAATAATACCTGCTAATTCATTATTTACAACAGCTATTATACATTTTGAGTTCTCCATTTTGTTTATTGCCTCTATATAATCTTGTTCATCTTCTAAGCTCGCTGAAAATTCATTTTTACCAAAAGTTAAAAAGTCACTTTCACCTCCAATTGCATTTAAATAATCTATCATAGCTTGTGCATCGTCTTTTGTAGGCTCTCTTAAAATTGCAACTTCCCCATTTTTTAATTTTACCTCTTTCATTAAAATCCCCCTTTATAAATCTTATTTATATATAATTTCTACTTTCTCTAATCCAGTCATTATAAAAATCCAAAACACTATTATATCTATCTTCTTTCTTTTCACTTACTGCTTTTAGAGCTATGTTATATAACTTTTCATCAACTTCCCATTTTTCAAAAGACCTGTCTAGTTCTCCTCCTAAAAGTCCAAAAGCTAAAGCCCCTAGGTTATAGACAT is a window from the Paraclostridium sordellii genome containing:
- a CDS encoding GNAT family N-acetyltransferase, with product MKEVKLKNGEVAILREPTKDDAQAMIDYLNAIGGESDFLTFGKNEFSASLEDEQDYIEAINKMENSKCIIAVVNNELAGIISINSVKKARMKHNGTLGISFRQKYWGMGLGSESMKYIIQWAKSNNITKKINLLVREDNYRGIKLYEKFGFEREGLLKKDICVNGVYYNTIAMGLYID
- a CDS encoding GNAT family N-acetyltransferase, producing the protein MKDIKIRKLSKVDEIPYKLLYSADPSIESVNDYLDRGDCYIAYNNDEVLGVYVLIKTRPSILEIVNIAVEESYQGSGIGKKLVASAIDKARELKVKTLEVGTGNSSISQLAFYQKCGFRIVGVDKDFFKKHYKEKIEENGIECIDMIRLSIDL